The window ATGATGCCGTCCATCACCGCGATGCCGAACAAGGCGATGAAGCCGATCGCGGCCGAGACGCTGAACGGAATGCCACTGAGCAGCAGGCCGAGCACGCCGCCGAACACCGCCATCGGGATCACGCTCATCGCGAGCAGCGTGTCTCCCATCGATCCGAAATTGAACCACAGCATGGCGGCGATCAGCGCCAGGCTGATCGGCACCACGATGGACAGGCGCCGGATCGCGTCCTGGAGATTGCCGAACTCGCCGACCCACTCCAGCCGCGAACCAGGCGGCAACTGCACCTGCTCGTTGACCTTGTCCTGGGCTTCCTTGATCGCGCTGCCGAGATCGCGCTCGCGCACCGAGAACTTGATCGGCAGATAGCGTTCCTGCTGCTCGCGGTAGATGTAGGCCGCGCCCGACACCAGCTGGATGGTCGCGACCTCGCTGAGCGGAATCTGCGTCACGCCGCTCGGCCCCTGCGCGCCGATCCGCAGGTTCTGAATCGCTTCCGCGCTCTTGCGATACTCCGGCGCGAGGCGGACGATGATCGGGAAATGCCGATCGCTGCCCGGCTCGTAGATATCGCCGGCGCTATCGCCGCCGATCGCGACCCGGATCGTCGCATTGATGTCGCCGGGCGACAGCCCGTAACGGGCGGCGCGGGCGCGGTCGACGTCGATCTGGATGGTCGGCTGTCCGAGCGACGTGAACACCGACAGATCGGTGACACCGCGCACCGTGGACAGCACCGACTTGATCTTGTTGGCGGTGTTGGTGAGCGCGACCAGATCGTTGCCGTAGAGCTTGATCGAGTTCTCGCCCTTCACGCCGGAGACCGCCTCGGCGACGTTGTCCTGCAGATACTGCGAGAAGTTGAATTCGACCCCCGGAAACTTGTCCTGCAGTTTCGCCAGCAACTGGCCGGTCAGTTCGTCCTTGTCCTTGGTGCCGGGCCACTGGCTCGCCGGCTTCAAGGGCGCGAAAAACTCCGCATTGAAGAAGCCGGCGGCATCAGTGCCATCGTCGGGCCGGCCATGCTGGGAGACCACGGATTCGACCTCGGGCCGCTCCTTGATCATCTTGCGCATCTCGTTGACGTAGGTGTTGCCCTCTTCCAGCGAGATCGTCGACGGCAGCGTGGCGCGGATCCAGAGATTGCCTTCTTCCAGCTTCGGCAGGAATTCGAGCCCGAGCAGCCGGATCGCCAGCGCGGTCAAAAGTACGAGGCCGACGGCGGCCCCGAGCATGATCTTCTGGTTGCCGACCGCCCAGCGCAGCAGCGGCATATAGAGGCGATGCAGGAACGCGACGATCCGCGTCTCGGTTTCATGCATGTGCGCCGGCAGGATGATGGCGCTCAGCGCCGGCGTGATGGTGAAGGTGGCGATGAGGCCGCCGGCCAGCGCATAGGCATAGGTGCGCGCCATCGGGCCGAAGATGTTGCCCTCGACACCGCTCAGGGTGAACAGCGGCAGGAAGGCCGCAATGATGATGGCGGCGGCAAAAAAGATTGAGCGGGCCACGTCGGCGGAGGCGCTGTAGATCGCGTGGCTCTTCATGCCCATCATGGTCTCGGGCGAGATCGCGGCCTCTTCGTCGCTGGACAGCGCCGTGGTCTGCGACAACCGGCGGAAGATCGCCTCCACCATGATCACGGTGCCATCGACGATCAGGCCGAAATCGATGGCGCCGACCGACAGCAAATTGGCGGATTCCCCGCGCAGCACCAGGATGATGACGGCGAAGAACAACGCAAACGGAATGGTCGCGCCGACGATGATGGCGCTGCGCAGGTCACCGAGGAAAATCCACTGCAGCAGAACGATCAGCAGAATGCCGACCACCATGTTGTGCAGCACGGTGTGGGTGGTGGTCTCGATCAGGTCCTTGCGGTCGTAGATGCGTTCGATCCGCACGCCCGGTGGCAAGATGCTGGAGCTGTTGATCGAATTGACCAGTTGCTCGACGCGCGCGATGGTCGGCGAACTCTGCTCACCGCGGCGCATCAACACGATGCCCTGCACGATATCGTTGTCGGCGTCCTTGCCGGCGATGCCGAGCCGCGGTTTCTCGCCGATCGTCACCGTCGCAACGTCCCTGACCAGGACGGGGTTGCCGCCGCTCTGCGAGATCATGGTCGAGCCGAGGTCGTCGACGGAGCGGATCAGGCCGACGCCGCGCACCACCGCAGACTGGCTGCCAATATTGACGGTGTTGCCGCCGACATTGATGTTGGCATTGCCGACCGCCTGCAGCAGCTGCGGCAAGGTCAGGCCATTGGCGACCAGCTTGTTGAAGTCGACCTGAATTTCATAGGTCTTGGTCTTGCCACCCCAGCCGGTGACGTCGATCACGCCGGGCACGGCGCGGAATCTGCGCTGCAGCACCCAGTCCTGCAGGGTCTTGAGGTCCATCACGCTGTAGTTGGACGGCGGCCCCACCAGCCGGTAGCGGAAGATTTCACCGATGGCGCTGAGTGGCGAAATCTGCGGCTGCACGTTGCCGGGCAGCGGCGCCAGCTGGCCGAGACGGTTGAGTACTTGCTGCTGGGCTTCGTCATAGGTGTAGTCGAACGAGAACTGCAGTTTGACGTCGGACAGGCCGTACAGCGAGATGGTGCGGATGGTGCGCAGGTTCTTGATGCCGGCGAGCTGGGTCTCGATCGGAATGGTGATGTAGCGCTCGATCTCCTCGGCCGACAAACCCGGACTTTGGGTCACGATGTCGACCATCGGCGGGGTCGGATCCGGATAGGCCTCGATGTTCAGTTGCCGGAAGGCGATCAGGCCGCCGATGAAGACCACGGCGAACAGGCCGAGCATCAGGAAGCGGCGCTTGACCGAAAGGGCAACGAAGCGATCCATTTAGTCAGGATCTTTCAGAATATTGCTGGAGTTTTCCGACGAAACGAACGTCTCGCCGCCACGGCTGGGACTAGCTGCCAGACGCCGCGCGGTCAATGAACAAGCTGCCCTTGGTCACGATCTTCTCATCGGGGGTCAGGCCGCTCTTCACTTCCACCAGGTCGCTGTTGGCAAGACCGACCTTGATGCTGCGCAGCTCGATCGACTTGTCGTCGTGTACGACCCAGACCCGCACCTGGTCGCCTTCATAGATCAGCGCCTGCTTCGGCACGCCGACGGCCGGCCGGTTGCCGCCGGAATAGATCGTCACATTGGCGAACATTTCCGGCTTCAGCGACGCATCGGTGTTGTCCACGGTGGCGCGCACCAGAAGCCGGCGGGTCGCCGGATCGATCGCCGCCGCGACATAGTCGATGCGGGCTTTGTAGGTGCGCCCGGGCGCCGACAGCACCGAGAAGGCGAGATCCTGGCCGACGCTGACGGAAGCCACCTCGCTCTCGCGCACATAGGCCGTCAGCCAGACCGTCGACAGATCGCCGATCACGAACACCGGATCAGCAGCGCCGGTGTTGATGTATTGGCCCGGTCCCACCTTGCGCTGCACGACGGTGCCGGCGAGCGGCGCATAGACCTTGGTCTCGGGATTGATCCGACCCTTGTCCTGAAACGTTGCAATCGCCTCGTCGTTGAAGCCGAGGATGCGCAGCCGGTTACGCGACGCCTCCAGCGCGGTCTCGGCCGAACGCATGTCGTTCTGCGCGCCGATCAGCGTCGCCTGCGACTGCTGATAGTCCTTCAGCGGCGCCGCCTTGCCTTCGAACAAGTCTTTGGCGCGCTTATCCTGAAGCTGCGCCAGCTCGAGCTGGGATTTGGCTTTATTGACCGCAGCGGCCGCCGCGACGAAATCATTCTGGCCCTGCACGGTGTCGGTGGCTTCGATGATCAGCAGCGACTGCCCCTGCACCACCTGATCGCCCGGGCGCGCCAACAGCTTGGTGACCCGGCCGGCGTAGGGCGAGAACACCGGGGTGGAGCGATCCTCATCAACCGCGATCTTGCCTTCGGTGACATTCTCGGCCCGGAATGCACGCTCGCGGCAGGGCTCGACAGTCAGGCTCGCCCATTCCGCAGCGCTCGGCGTGTAGCGCAGCAGGCTGCCCCTGCGGGACTGGCTCGACACCTCGAGCTGGCCATGGGAATTCGCGGCCATGCGCGTCAGGCCCACAGCCGTACCTGCTCCAAGCACAAGCAATGCGCCACCGACCAGCAACCGTTGCCGGTTCAGGCGCTTCAGCCTGTCGCCAATCTGCAATATGAACGAACGTTTATCTTGCACGGGCCGGTCTCTCGCAGGGCTGTTCAGCCCGCTAATAGGGCCGATTTGATGGTGCAGACAATCGAAAAAACACGGGGCAGGAAAGTAATTCGGCTAATGCTTACCGGACCAGCCTGAACCGCACCTGAACCACCTCCGAAGCGTCGCCAAACGGGCAAAACAGCGGATCGCTCACCCGCGCGTCGGCCACTGTGGTGGACTGCTGCCGAGCGGGACAGCGGGCCGCGACCAGGCCGCCGGCGTTTGTGACAGAATCGCGGAATGCCGGACCGCGACCAGCCGGCCGAACCCCGATTCAGCCTCCTCAACCACCGGCCTGATCGCCTCGCTTGTGAGGTCCGCGGTCGCAAGACCCTGCGGGAGCCGGCCCAGATCCCACTGCCAGCGTCCGGTCTGGGCCAGCGACACACGAACGTGCCAGCTGCCGCCTTCGCGCGACTGGCGCAGCCGCGCCATCATGGCACCGAAAGCCATCAGGTATCCGCTGGCGTGATCGAGGATCTGCATCGGCAGTTCCTTGGGTCCAGTTGTACCGGCCGCCACACCCTCGGCATGGTTGAAACCCGCCGCAGTCTGCACCAGAGAGTCGAACCCGCGGCGCCTCGACCAGGGACCGACATGCCCATAGGCCGACAGCGACACATAGACGATGCCGGGGCTGGCCTGCGCCACCTGTTCCGGCGAAAAACCGAGCGCCGCCAGGCCCTGCGGGCGATAGCCCTGGGAAAACACATCGGACTCCGCGAGCAGGCCGCGCAACGTGGCACGGCCCTCCTCCGTCGTGAGGTCAGCGGACGCCGACAGCTTGCCGCGTCCGGTATCGATCACCAGCCACGGGATCGCCGGCAGCTTCGGGCTCGACATCAGCATGACATCAGCGCCGTGCGCCGCCAGCGTGCGGCCGGCCACGGGACCGGCAATCACGCGCGACAGATCGAGCACGCGCAATCCGGACAGCGGACGATCGCCTGCGGGCCACGGGCGCGGATCGGCTTCACCGATTTTTTCGATGGTCAGGACCGGCAAGGACGCGAGCGCCTGGGCCTGTCCTGTGGCCGACCACTCATCATGGGAGCGCATCAGCGACACCACACAGCCGCCGGCATAGGCTGCGGTCTCGAAGGCTTCACCCTGCCACTGCATCAGGGCGCGCTGCACATCATCACGCTCCGGCTTGCAGGCAAGCACCTTGCAGACGGCGTCGCGGTGATGGGGGAAATTGGTGTGCAGCCGCACGAAGCGTCCGTCACCGGTGGTGTAGACACCGGCGATCGCATCCCACGCCGGCGGTGGCGGCTTGCCGTCGACGCGCAGGTAACGTTCACTGCGGCATTCAATCGCCGCATGCTGCAGATCAACAGCAACATTCTGCATTCGCCCAGAACGCGCCTGCCAGATGGAGGCGGCGGCGAGGCCCGCGGCTGCGATGGTGACTTGCGCCGCAGTGTCGACCCGGAACGACGACGGCAGCACCGACTCCGCCCCGCTCAGTGTGATCGAGCCGAGCACTGACGGATCACCGCCGGCCAGCGCCCAGAGCTCAGCGAGGATATCGCGATTGGTTTTCATGTCGTGTCGAGGATAACACGAACGCATCGAATCGGGTGAGCGAGCGGTGGACAAGTCACCAAAAATTGCAAACCAGGTCGTGTCCCTCGCTTAGTGGAAATCACGCGAATTCGGCAGAATGCGAACGTTGCGCGGATGGCGATGCTTTGGTGCGGGCATCGCGGGATCCTCTGGGCGGACCTGCTTCGGCGGATCGGCCAGCCGCGCGCCGGCCGGCAAGACCGGCCGCACCAGGGCATCGTTGGCGAGCGCGACCAGATCCTGCGAGCGGTCGATCAAACGTTCCGCCACCAGATGCACGACGCCCTCGGAGCTCTGGATCCGTCCCTCGATCAGCACCAGCCGCGCGCCCATCACCTCCTTGCGGAAGCGCTCCATGGTCTTGGACCACACCACGATGTTGGCAATGCCGGTTTCATCCTCGATGGTAAGGAACACCACGCCTTTGGCGCTGCCCGGCCGCTGCCGCACCAGGATAACGCCGGCGCAGCGGGTGAAACTGCCGTTGCGCAGGGCCGTCGCATCCTCGCAGGACAGCACCCGCTCCTGCGTAAAGCGCGCGCGCAGGAACTGCATCGGATGGCCCTTCAGCGACAGACGGATGGTCTGATAATCCGCCACCACATGCTCGGACAGCGGCATCGCCGGCAGCGGCTGCGCTGCTTCATCGGGCAACTCGCGCGCAATCGCAGCGGAGAACAGCGGCAGCGGAATATCATCCGGCAGCCGCCGCACCGCCCACAGCGCGGCCCGGCGATCGAGCCCAAGCGAGCGGAACGCGTCCGCATCCGCCAGCAGGATCAGCGCCCGCTTCGGCAGCGCAGTGTCGCGGGCGAAATCCTCCAGCGAAGCGAAGGACCGCTTTGCACGCGCATCGATAATCCGCTGATCCCAATCGTCCTGCGACCATGTTTTTGGATCATCGACATCGCGCACATGGAAGCCGTCAATCTGCCGGAAGCCGAGCCGCAACGCATGATATCGTCCGCAGCGCTCTTCCAATGTGTTTTGTCCCTCGCTGAAGGACACATCGATATCGCGCACGGTGACGCCGTTCTTGTGCGCATCGGCAACGATCTGCGCCGGCGCGTAAAATCCCATCGGCTGTGAATTGAGCAGGCCGCAGGCGAAAGCATCGGGGTGGAAGTGCTTGAGCCAGGACGACACATAAACCAGTTGCGCAAAACTCGCCGCATGACTTTCCGGAAAACCGTATTCGCCAAAACCCTTGATCTGGTTAAAGCAGTTCTTCGCGAACTCTTCCGGATATCCGCGCTCCGTCAGATTGCCGACCATCTTCTGTTCAAAAGTATGAATCGTTCCCATATGGCGGAAGGTCGCCATGGCCCGGCGCAACTGATTGGCTTCGTCCGGCGTAAATTTCGCGGCTTCGATCGCGATCCGCATCGCCTGTTCCTGGAACAGCGGCACGCCCAAGGTCCGACGCAGCACCTTCTCGAGTTCATCGGCAGGGCCATGATCGGGTGACGGCGATGGATAGACGACTTTCTCGATGCCGTTTCTCCGTTTCAGATACGGATGCACCATGTTGCCCTGGATCGGGCCGGGGCGAACAATGGCGACCTCGATCACAAGATCATAAAATTCCTTCGGCCGCAGGCGCGGCAACATGTTCATCTGGGCGCGGCTTTCGACCTGAAACACGCCGAGCGATTCCCCGCGCGACAGCATGTCGTAGACAGGCTTCTGCTCGGCCGGGATGGTCGCCAGTTCCCAGCGTTCGCCCTTGTGGAGATCGATCAGATCGAGGCACTTGCGGATGCAGGTCAGCATGCCGAGCGCCAGCACGTCGACCTTCATCATCTTGAGCGCGTCGATGTCGTCCTTGTCCCATTCGATGAAGGTGCGGTCGTCCATGGCGGCGTTGCCGATCGGCACGAAAGTATCCAGCCGGTCCTGAGTCAGCACATAACCGCCGACATGCTGGGACAGATGCCGCGGAAAGGTGATCAGCTCGGAGGCAAGTTCGACGGCGCGGCGGATCATGGGATTGGTGGGATCGAGCCCCGCCTGTTTGATCTGCATGTCACTGAGACCATCGCCCCAGCTGCCCCACACCGTGTCGGCCAGCGCCGCGGTAACGTCTTCGGTTAGGCCCAGCGCCTTGCCGACATCGCGGATGGCGCTGCGCGGCCGATAATGGATCACGGTGGCGACAATGGCCGCGCGATGGCGGCCATAGCGCCGGTAGACATACTGCATCACCTCTTCGCGCCGCGAATGCTCGAAATCGACATCGATGTCCGGCGGTTCGCTACGCTCCTGGGACAGGAACCGCTCGAACAGCAGATCCACCTTGGTCGGATCGACCGATGTCACGCCGAGCACATAACAGACCGCGGAATTGGCCGCCGATCCCCGGCCCTGGCACAGGATATGTTCTGAACGCGCATAATGGACGATGTCGTTGACCGTCAGAAAATAGTGCGCGTATTCGAGTTTCCGAATGAGATCGAGTTCCTTCCTGAGCGTCGCCGCAAGTTTGTCATCGATGCCGCCAGGATAGCGCCGCTCTACCCCCTCCCTCACCAGATCTTCCAGGTGCTGCTGCGCGGTCTTGCCCGGCGGCACCGGCTCGTCGGGATACTGGTACTTGAGTTCGCTGAGCGAAAAAGTGATGCGGTCGGCAAACCGCATGGTCTCGGTTATCGCGTCCGGGAGTTGCTGAAATAGCCGAACCATCTCGGCCGCAGGCTTCAGGTGCCGTTCGGCATTGGCCTCAAGCCGCCGGCCGACAGCCTCGATGGTGGTTTTTTCGCGCACACAGGTCAGCACGTCCTGCAGGACCCGGCGCGCGCGATGATGATAAAGCACCTCGTTGGTGGCCAGCAGCGGCACCTCGGCGTCTTGCGCCAGATGCCACAGCCGTGCCAGCCGGCGCTTGTCGTCGCCGCGATACAGCACGCTGGCGGCGAGCCAGACGCCGTCCGCGTCACTCTGCTGCAGTGTGCTCAAGACCTTGAGACCCTCCGCGGTCTCGAAGCGATGCGGGAGCGCCACGACGAGAAGCTGTCCCTCGGCAAACCCCAACAGATCCGGAAGCGTCAGATGACACTCACCCTTCTCGGCCCTGAGCTTGCCAACGCTCAGCAGCCGACAGAGCCTGCCATAGGCCGGGCGATCGCGCGGATAGACCAGAATGTCCGGGGTATCATCGCTGAAGACCAGCCGCGCCCCAATCAACAGCTTCGGCTTGTGCTCGACCTCGTCATTGTCGAGTTCGCTGTAGGCGCGCACAACGCCTGCCAGTGTGTTGCGGT is drawn from Bradyrhizobium prioriisuperbiae and contains these coding sequences:
- a CDS encoding CusA/CzcA family heavy metal efflux RND transporter produces the protein MDRFVALSVKRRFLMLGLFAVVFIGGLIAFRQLNIEAYPDPTPPMVDIVTQSPGLSAEEIERYITIPIETQLAGIKNLRTIRTISLYGLSDVKLQFSFDYTYDEAQQQVLNRLGQLAPLPGNVQPQISPLSAIGEIFRYRLVGPPSNYSVMDLKTLQDWVLQRRFRAVPGVIDVTGWGGKTKTYEIQVDFNKLVANGLTLPQLLQAVGNANINVGGNTVNIGSQSAVVRGVGLIRSVDDLGSTMISQSGGNPVLVRDVATVTIGEKPRLGIAGKDADNDIVQGIVLMRRGEQSSPTIARVEQLVNSINSSSILPPGVRIERIYDRKDLIETTTHTVLHNMVVGILLIVLLQWIFLGDLRSAIIVGATIPFALFFAVIILVLRGESANLLSVGAIDFGLIVDGTVIMVEAIFRRLSQTTALSSDEEAAISPETMMGMKSHAIYSASADVARSIFFAAAIIIAAFLPLFTLSGVEGNIFGPMARTYAYALAGGLIATFTITPALSAIILPAHMHETETRIVAFLHRLYMPLLRWAVGNQKIMLGAAVGLVLLTALAIRLLGLEFLPKLEEGNLWIRATLPSTISLEEGNTYVNEMRKMIKERPEVESVVSQHGRPDDGTDAAGFFNAEFFAPLKPASQWPGTKDKDELTGQLLAKLQDKFPGVEFNFSQYLQDNVAEAVSGVKGENSIKLYGNDLVALTNTANKIKSVLSTVRGVTDLSVFTSLGQPTIQIDVDRARAARYGLSPGDINATIRVAIGGDSAGDIYEPGSDRHFPIIVRLAPEYRKSAEAIQNLRIGAQGPSGVTQIPLSEVATIQLVSGAAYIYREQQERYLPIKFSVRERDLGSAIKEAQDKVNEQVQLPPGSRLEWVGEFGNLQDAIRRLSIVVPISLALIAAMLWFNFGSMGDTLLAMSVIPMAVFGGVLGLLLSGIPFSVSAAIGFIALFGIAVMDGIIILSQYNQLIDEGYERIKAVIRTGELQMRPVLMTCAVAGIGLLPAALSGGIGSQVQKPLAVVVVTGMLLAPIMILVTLPVLIAAFSRRGR
- a CDS encoding efflux RND transporter periplasmic adaptor subunit, which encodes MAANSHGQLEVSSQSRRGSLLRYTPSAAEWASLTVEPCRERAFRAENVTEGKIAVDEDRSTPVFSPYAGRVTKLLARPGDQVVQGQSLLIIEATDTVQGQNDFVAAAAAVNKAKSQLELAQLQDKRAKDLFEGKAAPLKDYQQSQATLIGAQNDMRSAETALEASRNRLRILGFNDEAIATFQDKGRINPETKVYAPLAGTVVQRKVGPGQYINTGAADPVFVIGDLSTVWLTAYVRESEVASVSVGQDLAFSVLSAPGRTYKARIDYVAAAIDPATRRLLVRATVDNTDASLKPEMFANVTIYSGGNRPAVGVPKQALIYEGDQVRVWVVHDDKSIELRSIKVGLANSDLVEVKSGLTPDEKIVTKGSLFIDRAASGS
- a CDS encoding CoA transferase, translating into MKTNRDILAELWALAGGDPSVLGSITLSGAESVLPSSFRVDTAAQVTIAAAGLAAASIWQARSGRMQNVAVDLQHAAIECRSERYLRVDGKPPPPAWDAIAGVYTTGDGRFVRLHTNFPHHRDAVCKVLACKPERDDVQRALMQWQGEAFETAAYAGGCVVSLMRSHDEWSATGQAQALASLPVLTIEKIGEADPRPWPAGDRPLSGLRVLDLSRVIAGPVAGRTLAAHGADVMLMSSPKLPAIPWLVIDTGRGKLSASADLTTEEGRATLRGLLAESDVFSQGYRPQGLAALGFSPEQVAQASPGIVYVSLSAYGHVGPWSRRRGFDSLVQTAAGFNHAEGVAAGTTGPKELPMQILDHASGYLMAFGAMMARLRQSREGGSWHVRVSLAQTGRWQWDLGRLPQGLATADLTSEAIRPVVEEAESGFGRLVAVRHSAILSQTPAAWSRPAVPLGSSPPQWPTRG
- a CDS encoding error-prone DNA polymerase codes for the protein MSTPDYAEIGITTNFSFLRGGSQPQEYVHEASELRLPAIGIADRNTLAGVVRAYSELDNDEVEHKPKLLIGARLVFSDDTPDILVYPRDRPAYGRLCRLLSVGKLRAEKGECHLTLPDLLGFAEGQLLVVALPHRFETAEGLKVLSTLQQSDADGVWLAASVLYRGDDKRRLARLWHLAQDAEVPLLATNEVLYHHRARRVLQDVLTCVREKTTIEAVGRRLEANAERHLKPAAEMVRLFQQLPDAITETMRFADRITFSLSELKYQYPDEPVPPGKTAQQHLEDLVREGVERRYPGGIDDKLAATLRKELDLIRKLEYAHYFLTVNDIVHYARSEHILCQGRGSAANSAVCYVLGVTSVDPTKVDLLFERFLSQERSEPPDIDVDFEHSRREEVMQYVYRRYGRHRAAIVATVIHYRPRSAIRDVGKALGLTEDVTAALADTVWGSWGDGLSDMQIKQAGLDPTNPMIRRAVELASELITFPRHLSQHVGGYVLTQDRLDTFVPIGNAAMDDRTFIEWDKDDIDALKMMKVDVLALGMLTCIRKCLDLIDLHKGERWELATIPAEQKPVYDMLSRGESLGVFQVESRAQMNMLPRLRPKEFYDLVIEVAIVRPGPIQGNMVHPYLKRRNGIEKVVYPSPSPDHGPADELEKVLRRTLGVPLFQEQAMRIAIEAAKFTPDEANQLRRAMATFRHMGTIHTFEQKMVGNLTERGYPEEFAKNCFNQIKGFGEYGFPESHAASFAQLVYVSSWLKHFHPDAFACGLLNSQPMGFYAPAQIVADAHKNGVTVRDIDVSFSEGQNTLEERCGRYHALRLGFRQIDGFHVRDVDDPKTWSQDDWDQRIIDARAKRSFASLEDFARDTALPKRALILLADADAFRSLGLDRRAALWAVRRLPDDIPLPLFSAAIARELPDEAAQPLPAMPLSEHVVADYQTIRLSLKGHPMQFLRARFTQERVLSCEDATALRNGSFTRCAGVILVRQRPGSAKGVVFLTIEDETGIANIVVWSKTMERFRKEVMGARLVLIEGRIQSSEGVVHLVAERLIDRSQDLVALANDALVRPVLPAGARLADPPKQVRPEDPAMPAPKHRHPRNVRILPNSRDFH